A genome region from candidate division KSB1 bacterium includes the following:
- a CDS encoding ABC transporter ATP-binding protein, which yields MPDIITIENFSKSYGKIQAVDQLSLKIAAGELFGLIGPDGAGKTTTMRTLCTLLPLEEGHMHIAGFDVHRDVASIRNILGYMPQRFSLYPDLSVAQNLMFFADLFGVPKLEKEKRLKQLYHFSKLEPFKNRLAKQLSGGMKQKLALSCTLIHTPKVLILDEPTTGVDPVSRREFWQILRQLSEEGVTILVSTPYMDEALLCHRVAFMHKGKVLALDDPRLITKHFPHALYEVATPAPQLLAAYFAREIHSQSAQVFGDRLHVSFAAPLSNEMIAQIIRSAPQPISDMRRIEPGIEDTFMELMKTNAPSH from the coding sequence ATGCCAGACATCATCACCATAGAAAACTTCAGCAAAAGTTACGGAAAAATTCAAGCCGTCGACCAACTCTCGCTGAAAATTGCGGCTGGCGAGCTGTTCGGTTTGATTGGGCCGGACGGCGCGGGAAAAACGACCACGATGCGGACGCTGTGCACGCTGCTGCCGCTGGAAGAAGGCCACATGCACATTGCCGGTTTCGACGTTCACCGAGATGTCGCGTCGATTCGGAACATTCTCGGTTACATGCCGCAACGCTTTTCGCTTTATCCCGATCTTTCAGTGGCGCAAAACCTGATGTTCTTTGCCGATTTGTTCGGCGTGCCGAAGTTGGAAAAAGAAAAACGGCTGAAACAGCTTTATCATTTCAGCAAGCTCGAGCCGTTCAAGAATCGTTTGGCAAAACAGCTTTCCGGCGGCATGAAGCAAAAGCTGGCGCTGTCGTGCACGCTGATTCACACCCCGAAAGTTTTGATTCTCGACGAGCCGACCACCGGCGTCGATCCGGTGTCGCGGCGCGAGTTTTGGCAAATTCTCCGGCAGTTGAGCGAGGAGGGCGTGACGATTCTGGTTTCGACACCGTACATGGACGAGGCCTTGCTCTGCCATCGCGTGGCGTTCATGCACAAAGGCAAAGTGCTGGCGCTGGACGACCCGCGTTTGATCACGAAACATTTCCCGCATGCGCTTTATGAAGTGGCCACGCCGGCGCCGCAGCTTTTAGCGGCCTATTTTGCCAGGGAAATCCACAGCCAATCGGCGCAAGTGTTCGGCGACCGCCTGCACGTGAGCTTCGCAGCGCCGCTTTCGAATGAGATGATCGCACAAATCATCAGAAGCGCGCCGCAGCCGATCAGCGACATGAGGCGGATTGAGCCCGGCATTGAAGACACGTTCATGGAACTGATGAAAACAAATGCGCCGTCGCATTAA
- a CDS encoding efflux RND transporter periplasmic adaptor subunit: MRSIAKIFLLAFLILAGCEEKNNSTFQASAIIEGTAIKVAAQTGGYLLHVNVEEGEQVEAGDTLAVIDAEKLGYQLAQIQASLDELNVQHRLAMTNLRRAQEDYDYAKIKYERYRDLFEKNAASQQTLDDLKIVYDRATTALESAKQSLQALASKEKGLAAQAKLLQRQINDAMVRAPISGTITTRFFDAGETIPPNAPIAEIIDLAKMWTKVYVSETYLPRIKIGQTAQVKIDGTNQTLAGTVTWISSKAEFTPKNILTPESRTALVYAVKISIENPDRILKHGMPVTIALHSTTTSN, from the coding sequence ATGCGATCAATTGCAAAGATTTTTTTGCTCGCGTTTTTGATCTTGGCGGGCTGTGAGGAAAAAAATAATTCCACATTTCAAGCCAGCGCCATCATTGAAGGCACGGCCATCAAAGTGGCGGCTCAAACCGGCGGCTATTTGCTGCATGTGAATGTTGAGGAAGGCGAGCAGGTCGAGGCCGGTGATACGCTGGCGGTGATTGATGCGGAAAAATTGGGTTATCAGCTCGCGCAAATTCAAGCCAGTCTCGACGAGCTGAATGTGCAGCATCGCCTGGCGATGACCAATCTCCGTCGCGCGCAGGAGGATTACGATTACGCCAAAATCAAATACGAGCGTTATCGCGATCTCTTCGAGAAAAATGCGGCGTCGCAGCAGACGCTCGATGATTTAAAAATTGTTTATGACCGTGCGACAACGGCGCTGGAATCGGCCAAACAGAGTTTGCAAGCGCTTGCCAGCAAGGAAAAAGGCCTGGCCGCGCAGGCCAAACTGTTGCAGCGCCAGATCAACGACGCAATGGTGAGGGCGCCGATCAGCGGCACGATTACGACGAGGTTTTTTGACGCCGGCGAAACGATTCCGCCCAACGCGCCGATTGCCGAAATCATCGATCTGGCGAAGATGTGGACGAAAGTTTATGTCTCGGAAACGTATTTGCCGCGCATCAAAATCGGCCAAACTGCGCAGGTGAAAATTGACGGAACGAATCAAACGCTCGCCGGGACGGTAACGTGGATCAGCTCGAAAGCCGAATTTACGCCGAAAAATATTCTGACGCCGGAAAGCCGCACCGCGCTGGTCTACGCGGTGAAAATCAGCATTGAGAATCCCGATCGCATTTTGAAGCACGGCATGCCGGTTACGATTGCGCTACACTCAACGACAACTTCAAATTGA
- a CDS encoding TolC family protein — MKKYLLFLFLPFVAGVSRAQTPLELEEALRLARQNNLQLHKQQQKQKIAELEAAIKRSQRLPSLDFSAMASYTDEIAKLDIPIDKFGLPLPPNFVQPRVELGGHDRTDIALGVRQPIFTGAKLRTQVELAQNALEAEQTRLALLQQQTAYQVHLLFYQAQSLKKERRIQEASLTRLEAQLRQARSLFGAAQVMAHDTLQVYNQTLQLKIQMDQNQRDQRLVDLQMYRLLDLPEARPIAETELSKPPVFRAPLDSLKRKAMQLRPELNGVRLGQRRAQLNRKLAKAAYFPDVGAEVKYHYGKPGLNQVTNEWMDYATVGVSLQWNLWRWQQDRRRVEAAEVERNRLTLEEREWLRAIDFEVERSWEEAGFAVKQIELAERLLAQQQERYRIVSTQQREGVATTNDVIVAEADLTQAELQLQRAVIQYYLAQSGILLATGTIGSS, encoded by the coding sequence ATGAAAAAGTATTTACTGTTTCTTTTTCTGCCGTTTGTTGCCGGTGTAAGCCGCGCGCAAACGCCGCTCGAACTCGAGGAAGCGTTGCGCCTCGCCCGGCAGAATAATCTACAACTTCACAAGCAACAACAAAAGCAAAAAATCGCCGAATTGGAAGCGGCGATCAAGCGCAGCCAGCGCCTGCCTTCGCTCGATTTCAGTGCGATGGCTTCTTATACCGACGAAATCGCCAAGCTCGATATTCCCATTGACAAATTTGGTTTGCCGCTGCCGCCCAATTTCGTGCAGCCTCGCGTCGAGCTTGGCGGGCATGATCGAACGGATATCGCGCTCGGCGTGCGCCAGCCGATTTTCACCGGCGCGAAGTTGCGCACGCAAGTCGAGCTGGCACAAAACGCGCTGGAAGCCGAACAAACGCGATTGGCGCTGTTGCAGCAGCAAACCGCCTATCAAGTTCATTTGCTTTTCTATCAAGCCCAAAGCTTGAAGAAAGAACGCCGGATTCAAGAAGCGAGTCTGACCCGACTCGAGGCGCAGCTCCGGCAAGCGCGAAGCCTGTTCGGCGCGGCGCAGGTGATGGCGCATGATACGCTGCAAGTTTACAATCAAACGCTGCAGCTCAAAATCCAAATGGATCAAAATCAGCGCGATCAACGTCTCGTTGATTTACAAATGTATCGCCTGCTGGATTTGCCGGAAGCCCGGCCAATTGCTGAAACGGAGTTATCCAAGCCGCCGGTGTTTCGCGCGCCACTCGACAGTCTCAAGCGCAAGGCGATGCAGCTTCGCCCGGAATTAAACGGGGTGCGGCTCGGCCAACGCCGCGCTCAGCTCAATCGCAAACTGGCCAAAGCGGCTTATTTTCCCGATGTCGGCGCCGAGGTGAAATATCATTACGGCAAGCCCGGCCTCAATCAAGTCACCAATGAGTGGATGGATTATGCGACGGTCGGCGTGAGCTTGCAGTGGAATTTGTGGCGCTGGCAGCAGGATCGCCGTCGCGTCGAAGCGGCGGAAGTCGAGCGGAATCGCTTGACGCTCGAAGAACGCGAATGGCTTCGCGCGATCGATTTCGAAGTCGAGCGCAGTTGGGAAGAGGCCGGGTTTGCGGTGAAACAAATTGAATTGGCCGAACGCTTGCTCGCGCAGCAACAGGAACGTTACCGCATCGTGAGCACACAGCAACGCGAGGGCGTGGCGACGACCAATGACGTGATCGTCGCTGAAGCGGATTTGACGCAAGCCGAGCTGCAGTTGCAACGCGCGGTGATTCAATATTATTTAGCGCAAAGCGGAATTTTGCTGGCAACCGGAACGATAGGTTCGTCGTGA